From one Saccharomyces cerevisiae S288C chromosome XVI, complete sequence genomic stretch:
- the MRX21 gene encoding Mrx21p (Mitochondrial transporter; major substrates are adenosine 5'-phosphosulfate (APS) and 3'-phospho-adenosine 5'-phosphosulfate (PAPS); member of the mitochondrial carrier family; the authentic, non-tagged protein is detected in highly purified mitochondria in high-throughput studies), producing MAEVLTVLEQPNSIKDFLKQDSNIAFLAGGVAGAVSRTVVSPFERVKILLQVQSSTTSYNRGIFSSIRQVYHEEGTKGLFRGNGLNCIRIFPYSAVQFVVYEACKKKLFHVNGNNGQEQLTNTQRLFSGALCGGCSVVATYPLDLIKTRLSIQTANLSSLNRSKAKSISKPPGIWQLLSETYRLEGGLRGLYRGVWPTSLGVVPYVALNFAVYEQLREFGVNSSDAQPSWKSNLYKLTIGAISGGVAQTITYPFDLLRRRFQVLAMGGNELGFRYTSVWDALVTIGRAEGVSGYYKGLAANLFKVVPSTAVSWLVYEVVCDSVRNW from the coding sequence ATGGCAGAAGTACTGACCGTCCTCGAGCAGCCGAACTCAATTAAAGATTTTCTCAAGCAGGATTCAAATATTGCGTTTCTAGCTGGTGGAGTAGCTGGCGCGGTTTCCCGAACCGTTGTTTCACCTTTTGAGAGAGTTAAAATACTGCTGCAAGTTCAAAGTTCAACCACTTCTTATAACCGAGGTATCTTTAGCTCTATACGGCAGGTTTACCATGAGGAGGGAACCAAAGGTTTATTCAGAGGAAATGGTTTGAACTGCATAAGAATTTTTCCCTATAGTGCAGTCCAGTTTGTAGTATACGAAGCTTGTAAGAAAAAGTTATTCCATGTAAATGGCAATAATGGACAAGAACAACTAACGAACACCCAAAGACTATTCAGTGGTGCATTGTGTGGTGGTTGTAGTGTGGTGGCTACTTACCCGTTGGACTTGATCAAAACAAGACTATCGATTCAGACAGCAAATTTGAGCAGTTTAAACCGCTCAAAGGCAAAAAGTATATCAAAGCCTCCGGGGATCTGGCAATTACTAAGCGAAACTTACAGACTCGAAGGCGGTCTCAGGGGATTATATAGGGGTGTATGGCCAACGAGTCTTGGTGTTGTTCCATATGTAGCACTAAACTTTGCAGTTTACGAACAATTGAGAGAATTCGGTGTCAATTCCTCCGATGCTCAGCCTTCCTGGAAAAGTAACCTCTATAAATTAACAATTGGCGCCATAAGTGGAGGGGTTGCGCAAACAATCACTTATCCCTTTGATCTGctaagaagaagatttcaaGTTCTCGCAATGGGCGGAAATGAACTGGGATTTAGATACACGAGTGTCTGGGATGCGCTCGTGACAATCGGCAGAGCAGAAGGCGTTAGCGGTTACTACAAAGGCTTAGCTGCAAACCTTTTTAAAGTTGTTCCTTCAACTGCAGTGAGTTGGCTAGTTTACGAAGTTGTATGTGATTCTGTAAGAAATTGGTGA
- a CDS encoding uncharacterized protein (Putative zinc finger transcription factor; binds DNA in sequence-specific manner; overexpression causes a cell cycle delay or arrest): MWRTKTLESMLCSPMKCSSSNIGGSYAQSSKEVSNTTKREVHLPPCSSIMHAPLTPEINQAALPPPAYHYAPSSLHQTEDPVWRSSPNSIIFSPVIATPQPFPLTFVERQSCCPIYSTAASSYTAQSVPPSMQHFQEENHRAVSNEQYSLPNVHIGQNPGTLLSQTQTDLDLIQKQLRAVVKLRKQCPICGKVCSRPSTLRTHYLIHTGDTPFKCTWEHCNKSFNVKSNMLRHLRTHQKKIAKKKHQ; this comes from the coding sequence ATGTGGAGAACAAAAACGCTAGAATCTATGCTTTGTAGCCCAATGAAATGTTCATCGTCTAACATAGGGGGATCCTATGCGCAATCTTCAAAGGAAGTCTCGAACACGACCAAAAGGGAAGTGCATCTTCCACCTTGTTCGTCGATTATGCACGCTCCACTTACTCCTGAAATAAACCAGGCCGCACTACCACCTCCCGCTTACCATTACGCACCTTCTTCTCTGCATCAGACAGAGGATCCCGTATGGAGATCAAGTCCCAACTCTATTATCTTTTCGCCGGTTATAGCAACACCGCAACCTTTCCCTTTAACGTTCGTTGAACGTCAATCTTGTTGCCCTATTTATTCAACGGCAGCTTCCTCTTATACTGCCCAATCTGTACCTCCATCAATGCAGCATTTTCAGGAGGAAAACCACAGAGCGGTGAGCAACGAGCAGTACTCCCTCCCGAATGTGCATATAGGGCAAAATCCTGGGACGCTATTATCCCAAACACAAACCGACTTAGATCTTATACAAAAGCAACTGCGCGCTGTGGTAAAGCTACGGAAACAATGTCCTATCTGTGGGAAGGTTTGTTCGAGACCTTCAACACTGAGGACTCATTACTTAATACATACGGGAGACACACCTTTCAAATGTACTTGGGAGCAttgcaacaaatctttCAATGTCAAGAGTAACATGTTAAGGCATTTAAGAACccatcaaaagaaaatagcaaagaaaaaacatcAGTGA
- the TIF6 gene encoding translation initiation factor 6 (Constituent of 66S pre-ribosomal particles; has similarity to human translation initiation factor 6 (eIF6); may be involved in the biogenesis and or stability of 60S ribosomal subunits): MATRTQFENSNEIGVFSKLTNTYCLVAVGGSENFYSAFEAELGDAIPIVHTTIAGTRIIGRMTAGNRRGLLVPTQTTDQELQHLRNSLPDSVKIQRVEERLSALGNVICCNDYVALVHPDIDRETEELISDVLGVEVFRQTISGNILVGSYCSLSNQGGLVHPQTSVQDQEELSSLLQVPLVAGTVNRGSSVVGAGMVVNDYLAVTGLDTTAPELSVIESIFRLQDAQPESISGNLRDTLIETYS, from the coding sequence atggcTACCAGGActcaatttgaaaactcCAATGAAATCGGTGTATTCTCCAAATTAACGAATACTTACTGTTTGGTTGCTGTTGGTGGTTCTGAAAACTTTTACTCTGCATTTGAAGCTGAATTAGGAGATGCTATTCCCATCGTTCATACCACTATTGCTGGTACGCGTATCATCGGTAGAATGACCGCGGGTAACCGTAGAGGTCTGCTAGTTCCAACCCAAACTACTGATCAAGAATTACAACATTTAAGAAATAGTTTGCCGGATTCCGTTAAGATTCAAAGGGTAGAGGAAAGACTATCTGCCTTGGGTAACGTCATCTGTTGTAATGATTACGTTGCTTTAGTGCATCCAGATATCGACAGAGAAACTGAAGAATTGATAAGTGATGTACTAGGCGTTGAGGTCTTCCGTCAAACCATATCAGGTAATATCTTAGTTGGGTCATATTGTTCTTTAAGTAATCAAGGTGGGTTAGTGCATCCACAAACAAGTGTCCAAGATCAAGAAGAATTGTCCTCCTTATTACAAGTTCCTTTGGTGGCTGGTACCGTTAACCGTGGTAGTTCAGTTGTCGGTGCCGGTATGGTTGTGAACGATTACTTGGCAGTTACAGGTCTGGATACTACAGCCCCAGAATTGAGTGTTATTGAAAGTATTTTCCGCTTGCAAGATGCCCAACCAGAATCCATTTCAGGTAACCTACGTGATACTTTGATTGAAACCTACTCATAG
- the CMR3 gene encoding Cmr3p (Putative zinc finger protein; YPR013C is not an essential gene), translating to MNFSLSKQSSEKQSSYTDKSRSPNIGMCTVNYKSNLPLQVSAVDQLSTGKGTQFYGHNSYKNERECYNSTKINLPPISSLLPNFENNTPPNVDSRVQFPPQQVYQSMNVVPIVNEIYTPISMNATSDQYPIYYTESQQPIPHSQSPHLTSSAPLMMPVMVPTVYKPLTPYDKEPITIASEPNFTAISMASHPNAALELCHDRPKSVPPGYGVLPTMQEASNGRTKSEPGAVLNGSATFSDWKTDTRISSTKLRKQCPVCGKICSRPSTLKTHYLIHTGDTPFKCTWEGCTKSFNVKSNMLRHLKSHERKRNKVLNTT from the coding sequence ATGAATTTTTCCCTTTCAAAGCAAAGTTCAGAAAAACAATCATCATATACAGACAAGTCAAGATCTCCTAATATAGGAATGTGTACAGTCAATTATAAATCGAACCTCCCCCTTCAAGTGTCCGCAGTTGATCAGCTGAGCACTGGTAAGGGGACTCAATTTTATGGCCACAATAGCTACAAAAATGAACGGGAATGTTATAATAGTACGAAAATAAACTTACCACCAATTTCATCCCTTTTGcctaattttgaaaataatacaCCACCTAACGTAGATTCAAGGGTTCAATTCCCTCCACAGCAAGTTTATCAAAGCATGAATGTTGTACCCATTGTTAATGAGATCTACACCCCAATTTCCATGAACGCAACATCTGATCAATATCCTATCTACTATACGGAAAGTCAGCAACCAATACCACATAGCCAGTCTCCTCATTTGACCTCCTCTGCTCCCTTGATGATGCCAGTCATGGTCCCAACAGTATATAAACCATTGACACCATACGACAAAGAACCAATAACAATTGCCTCCGAACCTAACTTCACTGCAATATCAATGGCGAGTCACCCAAACGCTGCCTTAGAGCTATGCCACGATAGGCCAAAATCAGTCCCACCTGGGTATGGCGTACTTCCAACCATGCAGGAAGCCAGTAACGGCAGAACAAAAAGCGAACCTGGTGCCGTGTTGAACGGTTCAGCAACATTTTCTGATTGGAAAACTGACACCCGAATATCATCCACAAAGCTGAGAAAGCAGTGCCCAGTATGtggaaaaatttgttcGAGGCCCTCAACGCTGAAGACACATTACTTAATTCATACGGGAGATACTCCTTTCAAATGTACTTGGGAGGGTTGCACAAAATCCTTCAATGTGAAAAGCAATATGCTGAGACATTTGAAAAGCCatgaaaggaaaagaaacaaagtcTTAAACACTACATAG
- a CDS encoding uncharacterized protein (hypothetical protein; conserved across S. cerevisiae strains; YPR014C is not an essential gene), whose amino-acid sequence MSCIFSADLGVEYSCAESRITNLVLCILCIREEKAAPVVKKDKFLFFIFLSSKENLFCEISSRSSVSEVKSLRAKNNFICPHAVIGFQGAKAQLGIRFPQLNGLLRLQH is encoded by the coding sequence ATGTCTTGCATTTTTTCCGCTGACTTGGGAGTAGAGTACAGCTGCGCGGAGTCGCGTATTACAAATCTTGTACTTTGCATTCTGTGCATACGTGAGGAAAAAGCAGCACCTGTTgtgaaaaaagataaatttctttttttcatttttctatCCTCAAAGGAAAATCTTTTCTGCGAAATTTCTAGCCGCTCTTCAGTTTCCGAAGTAAAGTCGCTGAGGGCGAAAAACAACTTTATTTGCCCACACGCTGTTATAGGCTTCCAGGGAGCAAAAGCGCAATTGGGAATAAGGTTTCCTCAATTGAATGGTTTGCTTCGCCTACAGCATTAA